The following are encoded in a window of Rubellicoccus peritrichatus genomic DNA:
- a CDS encoding SCO family protein: MQTYTRISISLLFFIGIPFLSAKEIVTTVKSADPTARTLTLEDDTVVSVSLGDAQIGYIGRQIKGDLVEEGDSKRLDFIWPDDPVDVQVANDINKQLHRDTVVRGRKAFRAVGENIPNFALYNQDGDLVTANSLKGKNLVMNFIFTRCAVATMCPASIARMSRLQREIKESDLKDVELVTFSFDPEYDTPGVMRLYGEQRGLDFANYTLLTGDPTAIKNIIKQLGVLVIPEDDTLNHTMATLIIDKNSKIIYRKDGSRWSTKDFLERLKVLESRKES; encoded by the coding sequence ATGCAAACCTACACACGTATATCCATTTCTCTCTTATTCTTCATTGGAATTCCATTTCTCTCGGCCAAGGAGATAGTGACGACGGTGAAAAGCGCTGATCCGACCGCACGCACCCTGACTCTGGAAGATGACACTGTTGTGAGTGTTTCCCTCGGCGACGCACAGATTGGCTATATTGGAAGACAGATTAAAGGTGATTTGGTTGAGGAGGGAGACTCAAAGCGTTTGGACTTTATCTGGCCTGATGATCCCGTTGATGTTCAGGTGGCGAATGATATCAACAAACAGCTTCATCGCGATACGGTGGTTCGCGGGCGAAAGGCTTTCCGTGCTGTCGGCGAAAATATCCCCAATTTTGCCCTATACAACCAAGACGGAGATCTTGTGACAGCCAATAGCTTGAAAGGCAAAAACCTTGTTATGAACTTTATCTTTACCCGCTGTGCCGTGGCCACGATGTGTCCGGCTTCGATTGCACGTATGTCAAGACTACAGCGTGAGATTAAGGAAAGCGACCTGAAGGATGTCGAGCTGGTTACCTTTTCCTTTGATCCGGAGTACGATACTCCCGGTGTGATGCGACTTTATGGTGAGCAGCGTGGCCTCGATTTTGCCAACTACACATTGCTGACGGGTGACCCGACTGCGATCAAGAACATCATCAAGCAGCTTGGAGTGTTGGTGATTCCGGAGGACGATACTTTGAACCACACCATGGCCACGCTCATTATCGATAAGAACAGCAAAATCATTTACCGCAAAGACGGTTCACGCTGGAGCACCAAGGACTTCCTCGAACGCCTAAAAGTTCTGGAAAGCCGGAAAGAGAGTTAG
- a CDS encoding beta-galactosidase translates to MNMRKTRVDHHLYLGAAWYPEQYPSETWIKDLEAMKDLGLDSVRVGEFAWACLEPSEENYQLNWLIEAMDLLSEYNMNCILCTPTATPPFWLSQKYPDIGYVESDGYQHKHGARQHASYNHPVFRSYSRKITKIVAEALGNHPALIAWQTDNELGSHQQRCMASYSVANWHRWLRKRYGDIDILNEEWHTVIWSQRYSRFEEVPPPYRLCYYTHNLALNVNYRRFMADAIAEFQCELTQVIRQYSDAPITHNSTELTDDWRMSRTLDFAASDMYTNNKSPTHIHFRFDSMRNLLPGVPFWTMETGCDDFIEDELYKRGWLGCYSFMNYAMGAAGLSFWPWKQQPGGAEILNKFIVHANGQPATGWQNVKEVVEVVKSLGSVLRRFRPKPAETVFVRSQVNGDYFFAEKAGGLEAHYNYAQHVHACYQTLLDLGVWRDVLYDEAFIPPCRLLFTPYLPYLSESLIERALSLVEQGTVWIAGPYSGFRTRDNAVPTDYIFGRLEERLGFKTLYQQQIGSLDVEIAGRPGRTNQLATMFEAGSSDEVIGVYTTERFDGMAWGLRRRYGKGSVYLPGTDLDTDSRHAFIRSVFEREKIALQTLPEKMTVIPLCDEDGREVTALCNWSDQLRKLPLEEVRIVTSASGVKKVGDEVIFQPRSWVVIEALQRHQLVQAEVMN, encoded by the coding sequence ATGAATATGAGAAAAACGAGAGTAGATCATCATCTGTATTTAGGGGCTGCCTGGTATCCTGAACAATATCCGAGTGAAACCTGGATTAAGGATTTGGAAGCGATGAAAGATCTCGGATTAGATTCCGTACGCGTGGGAGAGTTTGCTTGGGCATGTCTTGAACCATCGGAGGAAAATTATCAATTAAACTGGTTGATTGAAGCTATGGATCTCCTTTCGGAGTATAATATGAATTGCATTCTTTGTACGCCGACCGCAACGCCTCCCTTTTGGTTGAGTCAGAAGTATCCGGATATTGGCTATGTCGAGTCTGATGGCTATCAACATAAGCATGGAGCCCGGCAGCATGCTTCTTACAACCATCCTGTTTTTCGCAGCTACTCTCGCAAGATTACCAAAATTGTGGCCGAGGCTTTGGGGAACCATCCTGCTTTGATTGCCTGGCAAACGGATAATGAGCTCGGCTCTCATCAGCAGCGTTGTATGGCATCTTATTCGGTTGCGAACTGGCATCGTTGGCTTCGAAAGAGGTATGGTGACATTGATATTTTGAATGAAGAGTGGCATACGGTAATATGGAGTCAGCGCTACTCGAGGTTTGAGGAAGTTCCGCCACCATATCGCTTATGTTACTATACTCATAATCTTGCACTGAATGTGAACTATCGTCGATTTATGGCAGATGCAATTGCCGAGTTTCAATGTGAACTGACTCAGGTAATTCGACAGTATAGTGATGCTCCGATTACGCATAACAGTACAGAGTTAACTGATGACTGGCGGATGTCTCGAACTCTGGATTTTGCTGCGTCGGATATGTATACTAATAACAAGTCTCCGACTCACATTCATTTCCGCTTTGATTCCATGCGCAACCTTCTACCAGGTGTGCCTTTCTGGACCATGGAAACAGGGTGTGATGATTTTATCGAAGATGAGCTCTACAAACGTGGTTGGCTTGGTTGTTATAGCTTTATGAATTATGCCATGGGGGCCGCTGGTCTCTCATTTTGGCCTTGGAAACAACAACCAGGTGGTGCCGAGATTTTAAATAAGTTTATTGTGCATGCCAATGGCCAACCGGCTACTGGTTGGCAGAATGTCAAAGAAGTTGTAGAAGTTGTTAAATCATTAGGTTCTGTATTAAGGAGATTCCGCCCTAAACCCGCTGAAACTGTATTTGTTCGTTCTCAAGTGAATGGAGACTATTTTTTTGCGGAGAAAGCTGGTGGCCTAGAAGCTCATTATAACTATGCGCAACATGTACATGCATGTTATCAAACGCTGTTGGATTTGGGAGTATGGCGTGATGTTTTATATGATGAAGCTTTTATCCCTCCATGCCGCTTACTTTTTACACCTTATTTGCCTTACCTTTCGGAATCTCTGATCGAGCGGGCATTATCGTTAGTTGAACAGGGGACTGTTTGGATTGCAGGCCCTTACAGTGGCTTTAGGACTCGAGATAACGCTGTTCCCACGGATTACATTTTTGGCCGATTGGAGGAACGTCTTGGTTTTAAGACACTTTATCAGCAGCAAATCGGGTCGTTGGATGTCGAGATAGCAGGACGTCCAGGACGTACTAATCAACTGGCTACAATGTTCGAGGCTGGCAGTTCTGATGAAGTTATTGGGGTTTATACTACGGAACGTTTTGATGGCATGGCCTGGGGGTTGCGTCGCCGGTATGGTAAGGGAAGTGTTTATTTACCAGGAACAGATCTCGATACAGACAGTCGCCATGCGTTTATTCGGAGTGTTTTTGAAAGAGAGAAAATAGCGTTACAGACCCTTCCGGAAAAAATGACCGTTATTCCTCTTTGTGACGAAGATGGTAGGGAAGTTACGGCTTTATGTAACTGGAGTGATCAATTGCGAAAACTGCCACTCGAAGAAGTTCGTATTGTGACGTCGGCCTCCGGCGTGAAGAAAGTGGGTGATGAAGTTATTTTCCAGCCTAGATCTTGGGTGGTGATTGAAGCGCTCCAGCGTCACCAGCTGGTTCAAGCGGAAGTGATGAATTAA
- a CDS encoding DUF420 domain-containing protein, translating into MTTESLVHWLPGINASLNGFATILLTIGFILIKKDKVGLKNTHRAVMLSAFFVSVVFLACYLLHKSLKASMGDAVNTSFTGTGIWPWVYYPMLITHVILAMVIVPLIFVTLWHAIRGRYEKHQAWARWTFPMWYYVSVTGVLVYFFIYQWFPASTAS; encoded by the coding sequence ATGACAACCGAGTCTCTCGTCCACTGGTTGCCGGGAATCAATGCGAGCCTGAATGGCTTCGCCACGATTTTGCTGACCATCGGCTTTATCCTGATCAAAAAAGACAAAGTCGGGCTGAAAAACACGCATCGAGCCGTCATGCTATCGGCTTTTTTTGTCTCAGTCGTGTTTCTTGCCTGCTACCTCTTGCACAAGTCCCTCAAGGCTTCAATGGGCGATGCGGTGAATACGAGTTTTACGGGGACTGGTATCTGGCCATGGGTTTATTATCCGATGCTGATCACTCACGTCATTCTCGCCATGGTAATCGTTCCGTTAATTTTTGTAACGCTTTGGCACGCAATTCGCGGTAGATACGAAAAACATCAAGCTTGGGCTCGCTGGACCTTCCCGATGTGGTATTATGTCAGCGTTACCGGAGTTCTGGTCTATTTCTTCATTTACCAATGGTTTCCCGCATCCACCGCATCCTGA
- a CDS encoding LacI family DNA-binding transcriptional regulator, whose translation MSFGKRVTQKDVALRANVSRSAVSLALRNDPRLPGKTIEHIQKIATEMGYAPDPWLASLSSYRRSDYPRDLNMTIAMVTNWETKGAWRNQSINLHYYEGAKEMAAQLGYKIEEFWIKEHGGENRTASILYNRGIKGILLIPMPPDVHTLDFDFSKFSVVQVGRTLNWPIVNTVAYDHYNAMHQIVFILRVMGYRRIGFAAAKRENKRNESTWLASFLAKQYDFTSEMAQIPIHRPEKLEKEPFLNWFQENQCDVIISNDLRLYQYLKDAGYRIPDDVAFSCQCLDTAENVAGIYMDYKVAGAHAISFLHMMMMRDQRGCPKDPIRHLVEGSWHDGKTVLNRNKPMSD comes from the coding sequence ATGTCATTTGGAAAACGTGTCACCCAAAAAGATGTAGCATTGCGTGCAAATGTGTCGAGGTCTGCTGTTTCCTTAGCGCTTCGAAATGACCCTCGATTGCCTGGAAAAACGATTGAGCACATTCAGAAAATCGCTACTGAAATGGGATATGCTCCTGATCCATGGTTAGCATCATTATCATCTTATCGTAGATCTGATTATCCAAGGGATTTGAACATGACTATTGCGATGGTCACAAATTGGGAGACTAAAGGAGCATGGAGAAATCAAAGTATAAATCTTCATTATTATGAAGGGGCAAAGGAAATGGCTGCTCAGTTGGGCTATAAAATCGAAGAGTTCTGGATAAAGGAGCATGGGGGGGAGAATCGAACTGCTTCTATTCTGTATAACCGTGGGATTAAAGGTATACTGTTGATTCCCATGCCTCCTGATGTTCACACTCTTGATTTTGATTTTTCCAAGTTTTCAGTAGTTCAAGTCGGGAGGACATTGAACTGGCCTATTGTCAATACTGTGGCATATGACCATTATAATGCAATGCATCAAATTGTATTTATACTGCGAGTGATGGGCTATCGGCGGATAGGATTTGCCGCAGCGAAGAGAGAAAATAAACGAAACGAGTCGACATGGTTGGCTTCTTTTTTGGCCAAACAATATGATTTTACTTCGGAGATGGCTCAGATCCCCATTCATCGGCCAGAAAAACTCGAAAAAGAACCTTTTTTGAATTGGTTTCAGGAAAATCAATGTGATGTTATCATCAGTAATGATTTAAGGCTCTATCAATATCTTAAAGACGCAGGTTATCGTATCCCTGACGATGTTGCATTTAGCTGTCAATGTTTAGATACAGCTGAAAATGTGGCTGGTATATACATGGATTATAAGGTTGCAGGAGCACATGCCATTTCTTTCCTGCATATGATGATGATGAGGGACCAGCGTGGTTGTCCGAAAGATCCGATTAGGCATTTGGTCGAAGGATCATGGCATGATGGAAAGACCGTTTTGAATAGAAACAAGCCCATGTCAGATTAG
- the cyoE gene encoding heme o synthase, whose translation MSLPSTNHPRVATSGSHIASNDDARSSVLGEYWELTKPRLSMLSVITAVVGYLAADPNKNLLALASVLIGTSFAAGAAGALNQYLEREVDKRMARTRNRPLPAGVISPERALLFGMTLAFLGTLILWFGANPLSAALVLVTLFSYLLVYTPLKQITSWNTIIGAVPGALPPLVGWAAARDSLGALGWVLFGILFCWQIPHFMAIAWTYRKDYADGGFVMATKTDPSGRSAGYQSIAFAALLVAISVVPCFYGYNNWLPYGIVAVITGGWYLWLSIRFTFAEKKEKPARKLFFASISYLPLVLAVFVVDRLFLI comes from the coding sequence ATGAGTTTGCCTTCGACCAACCATCCGCGGGTTGCCACTTCTGGTTCCCACATAGCGAGCAATGATGATGCTCGTAGCTCCGTTCTGGGCGAGTATTGGGAGCTGACCAAGCCACGCCTCAGCATGCTTTCGGTCATTACGGCAGTTGTCGGCTACCTCGCTGCAGACCCGAACAAGAATTTACTCGCACTGGCCTCAGTCCTGATCGGAACAAGCTTTGCCGCTGGTGCAGCCGGAGCACTCAACCAGTATCTGGAGCGTGAAGTGGACAAACGCATGGCCCGCACCCGCAACCGCCCTCTTCCAGCTGGTGTTATATCGCCGGAACGTGCTCTGCTCTTCGGGATGACACTTGCCTTCCTGGGAACACTGATTCTCTGGTTTGGCGCCAACCCTCTCTCCGCAGCTCTTGTCTTGGTAACTCTGTTCAGCTATTTACTGGTTTACACGCCGCTCAAGCAAATCACATCCTGGAACACCATCATCGGTGCAGTTCCGGGGGCCCTGCCACCATTAGTTGGTTGGGCGGCCGCCCGTGATTCTCTCGGTGCATTGGGCTGGGTCCTCTTTGGCATCCTCTTTTGCTGGCAGATCCCGCACTTCATGGCCATTGCCTGGACTTATCGCAAAGATTACGCCGATGGCGGCTTTGTTATGGCGACCAAAACCGACCCAAGTGGGCGTTCGGCTGGATACCAGTCCATTGCCTTTGCCGCCCTCTTAGTCGCGATTTCCGTCGTTCCCTGCTTCTATGGTTACAACAACTGGCTTCCCTACGGGATTGTAGCAGTGATTACAGGCGGTTGGTATCTTTGGCTATCGATCCGTTTCACCTTCGCGGAAAAGAAGGAAAAACCAGCCCGCAAGCTCTTCTTCGCCTCGATTTCTTACCTGCCACTGGTTTTGGCCGTGTTTGTTGTCGATCGACTGTTCCTCATCTAA
- a CDS encoding putative glycoside hydrolase yields the protein MKRIILLSISVLFCCATLQLNAELSAEHQEKLEAILEAHFTAIPFDRLNIEKLYHYARDNKIGKRDLKQLKGQWTMQNWKRIWQVRINSIEDTPLESSSDPLIASGKKLPPEFVENDMWIRFYTQNRMGFDEVKFSNDEMAVMNLISSLAYVGGLDELPEQLLPYSNNLPPTQRDLLIARASNWVITTMGPGVGYDKYPGSSVSVWEPLVHSKNPMYRCIALNGISDAIPKHLQHLYTPWPSEEKRSIRDLSAHQKYELYKLYFEEESEPILQALYSCLSNLPISEPLSFLKSEFDRRSNELSIKEIDQIEALQSKVYDPFAPAAAPSETIKISPKLYAIQRLSEKIPGGEARIKNIPNEYKERMRQSKQNASIHLKVSHNQKEPTAAERIDARDFPSIFQAWNPAENLKNESKLKTEARHDLIFHAPDFFGLLWDTKPYGKATGFTKDSLEAGKNRRDNLLELNPNMIILCEIRYRDAHRSFLEEDSDWWWRDDKGQPKVGWEEGDYLLLDFSNPDYRKHVAQRAKAAVDSGVFDGVFLDWWMEDEDRLLLLQEVRAAIGEDALILVNANDRHSPKSASYINGHFMECYRSQGKKDWKRIEDALVWAEAHLREPRINCLETWYAKSREDLSLMRATTTLGLTRSNGYLLFADPNPLPTSDHLHDWYSFWDADLGKPISQGEQRADGSVLREFTKGYAVYNPPGETTTVTFTTPHRRYSNDAIAQTHEIEPLDGDIFIAISEMTKQTNGSAH from the coding sequence ATGAAAAGAATAATATTACTTTCAATCTCAGTTTTATTTTGCTGCGCAACACTTCAGTTGAATGCCGAACTTTCGGCTGAGCATCAAGAGAAATTGGAAGCGATTCTTGAGGCTCATTTCACTGCAATTCCATTTGATCGGCTTAATATAGAAAAGCTATATCACTACGCTCGAGATAACAAGATCGGCAAGAGAGACTTGAAGCAACTCAAAGGTCAATGGACCATGCAGAACTGGAAAAGGATCTGGCAAGTTAGAATTAATTCCATTGAAGACACGCCACTAGAAAGCTCATCAGATCCTCTAATTGCCTCAGGCAAAAAGCTCCCTCCTGAGTTTGTTGAAAACGACATGTGGATTCGTTTTTACACACAAAATCGTATGGGATTTGATGAGGTGAAATTCTCTAATGATGAAATGGCGGTAATGAATCTGATCAGTTCTCTTGCATATGTAGGGGGCTTAGATGAACTACCAGAGCAATTACTCCCTTACAGCAATAACCTTCCACCAACTCAACGGGATCTCCTCATTGCCAGAGCAAGTAACTGGGTCATAACAACGATGGGACCTGGCGTGGGCTACGATAAATACCCCGGTTCAAGTGTTTCAGTATGGGAACCTCTAGTACATTCTAAAAATCCAATGTATCGATGTATTGCTCTAAATGGTATCAGTGATGCAATCCCCAAGCACCTGCAGCATCTTTACACTCCCTGGCCTTCTGAAGAGAAAAGAAGCATTCGTGATCTTTCAGCCCATCAAAAGTACGAACTTTATAAACTCTACTTTGAAGAAGAGTCCGAACCGATTCTACAAGCACTCTACAGCTGTCTTTCTAACCTTCCTATTTCAGAACCTCTCTCATTTTTAAAGTCTGAATTCGATCGTAGATCAAATGAATTATCGATCAAAGAAATTGATCAGATCGAAGCATTACAATCAAAAGTCTATGATCCATTTGCTCCTGCTGCCGCTCCCAGTGAAACTATTAAAATATCCCCCAAGCTCTATGCAATCCAGAGACTCTCAGAAAAGATCCCTGGCGGTGAAGCCAGGATCAAAAACATACCGAACGAATATAAGGAAAGGATGCGGCAATCAAAACAAAATGCTAGTATCCACCTGAAAGTATCTCATAATCAAAAGGAACCAACCGCTGCCGAAAGAATAGACGCACGTGACTTTCCTTCGATATTCCAGGCATGGAATCCTGCTGAGAATCTTAAAAACGAAAGCAAACTAAAGACCGAGGCCCGGCATGATTTGATCTTTCATGCACCCGACTTCTTTGGGTTACTTTGGGATACGAAACCTTACGGAAAAGCAACTGGTTTCACTAAAGACTCTCTCGAAGCAGGAAAGAATCGGCGGGACAATCTATTGGAGTTGAATCCAAACATGATAATCCTTTGCGAAATTCGCTACCGGGATGCGCATCGGTCATTTCTCGAAGAAGATAGTGATTGGTGGTGGCGAGACGATAAAGGACAGCCAAAGGTCGGATGGGAAGAAGGCGACTATCTCCTGCTGGACTTCTCAAATCCAGACTATCGAAAGCACGTCGCTCAGCGTGCCAAAGCTGCCGTCGATTCAGGAGTCTTTGATGGCGTATTTCTGGATTGGTGGATGGAGGACGAAGACAGATTACTTTTGTTGCAAGAAGTTCGAGCCGCCATTGGTGAAGATGCGCTTATTCTAGTCAACGCAAATGACCGCCATTCCCCCAAGAGTGCCTCCTACATCAATGGCCATTTCATGGAATGCTATCGCAGCCAAGGGAAGAAGGATTGGAAGCGGATTGAAGATGCGCTGGTGTGGGCGGAAGCACATCTCCGCGAACCACGCATCAACTGTCTTGAAACTTGGTATGCAAAGTCACGGGAAGATCTCAGCTTGATGAGAGCCACAACAACACTCGGCCTCACACGCTCAAATGGCTATCTGCTTTTTGCCGATCCCAACCCACTACCGACTTCCGATCACCTTCATGACTGGTATTCCTTTTGGGATGCCGACCTAGGAAAACCAATTTCACAAGGAGAGCAAAGGGCCGACGGCTCAGTCCTTCGTGAATTCACAAAAGGCTACGCAGTCTACAATCCGCCAGGAGAGACTACAACGGTCACATTCACAACGCCTCATCGACGCTATTCAAATGATGCGATTGCCCAAACGCATGAAATTGAGCCGCTGGACGGAGATATCTTCATCGCCATTTCTGAAATGACGAAACAAACAAATGGATCTGCGCATTAG
- a CDS encoding COX15/CtaA family protein yields MRIRNRTTNYKPLFFAFSVFAMLWVTLLLYAGAYTTSIQAGMAFLDWPLSNSSVNPDGWLTNEDMRAEHSHRLLGAKLGMLAIAMVIWTQLREARVGVRRLAITILVVIVLQGLLGGMRVLFDQLNTGWDHNIVARTFAVFHACGAQITVCMLVAMAAINSRAWIERQAGLKAPVSQNIRRWGYASVAVLFVQIILGAVMRHSGAGLAIPTFPLTPDGSIFPAFWNFPITINWLHRAGAVAATIVLVIFVGKILGSSITRKPLGWLGWTVCALLVIQIFLGAATIWTHKNPVMASNHMVVGAFLLGSTWLLTLLTLRIPVSVSVVQKGADSVGKKQQDSSFGQPAKT; encoded by the coding sequence ATGCGTATTCGCAATCGAACAACCAATTATAAACCACTTTTCTTCGCATTTTCCGTCTTTGCGATGCTATGGGTGACCCTGCTTTTGTATGCCGGGGCCTACACGACCAGTATCCAGGCCGGAATGGCTTTTCTTGACTGGCCATTGTCCAACTCATCGGTCAATCCCGACGGCTGGCTGACCAATGAAGACATGCGGGCGGAGCACAGCCACCGGTTGCTTGGAGCAAAACTGGGCATGCTCGCGATTGCCATGGTCATCTGGACCCAGCTGCGGGAAGCACGCGTTGGCGTCAGACGGCTGGCCATCACCATACTGGTGGTCATTGTTCTCCAAGGCTTACTCGGCGGAATGAGAGTCTTATTTGACCAGCTGAATACAGGGTGGGACCACAATATCGTGGCGAGAACCTTTGCCGTGTTCCATGCCTGCGGAGCCCAAATTACTGTCTGCATGCTGGTTGCAATGGCTGCAATCAATTCGCGGGCCTGGATTGAACGCCAGGCAGGGCTCAAAGCGCCGGTTTCGCAGAACATCCGCCGCTGGGGTTATGCATCCGTTGCCGTGCTCTTTGTTCAGATCATCCTTGGTGCTGTCATGCGTCACTCGGGGGCTGGACTGGCGATACCAACCTTTCCACTCACTCCAGATGGCAGCATTTTTCCAGCTTTCTGGAATTTCCCAATTACTATCAACTGGCTCCACCGCGCTGGAGCCGTCGCTGCGACTATTGTGCTGGTTATTTTCGTTGGAAAAATCCTTGGTTCTTCGATCACCCGAAAACCACTGGGCTGGCTGGGCTGGACAGTCTGTGCATTGCTCGTAATCCAGATATTTCTGGGGGCTGCGACCATTTGGACCCATAAAAACCCGGTCATGGCGTCAAACCACATGGTTGTGGGTGCTTTTCTACTTGGGAGCACATGGTTATTGACATTATTGACCCTGAGGATACCCGTTTCCGTATCCGTTGTTCAAAAAGGGGCTGATTCTGTTGGGAAAAAACAGCAAGACTCCAGCTTTGGACAGCCAGCCAAGACATGA